One window of the Gammaproteobacteria bacterium genome contains the following:
- the csrA gene encoding carbon storage regulator CsrA — MLILTRRVGETLMIGSQVTVTVLGLKGNQVRIGVNAPKDITVHRQEIYERIHNDTPRKEAVLPDGDQG, encoded by the coding sequence ATGCTTATTTTGACGCGGCGCGTAGGGGAAACCCTGATGATCGGGAGTCAAGTCACGGTGACGGTGCTGGGGCTCAAGGGCAATCAGGTACGTATCGGCGTCAATGCGCCCAAAGACATTACCGTGCACCGCCAGGAAATTTATGAGCGCATCCACAATGACACGCCACGCAAGGAGGCTGTTCTGCCCGATGGGGATCAGGGATAG
- a CDS encoding aspartate kinase: MALIVQKFGGTSVGSPERIAHVAEKVMASRAQGHEVVVVVSAMSGETDRLVKLAKELDPRPNERELDVLLATGEQVTIALLSIALAKRGCQARSYTGAQVCIRTDSAHTKARIMNIGAERILSDLKTGRVVVVAGFQGVDEHDNITTLGRGGSDTTAVALAAALKADECQIYTDVDGVYTTDPRIEPKARRLERITFEEMLEMASLGAKVLQIRSVEFAGKYNVPLRVLSSFEEGTGTLITNEEANMEQALISGVTANRDEAKITVAGVPDQPGIAHRILGPIAAANIEVDMIVQNVGDHGLTDFTFTVHRNDYDKALDTVRKTAKEMGAREVQGDNRIIKVSIIGVGMRSHAGIASQMFQTLAVEGINIRMISTSEIKISVVIDEKYLELAVRALHKAFNLEQGTPA; the protein is encoded by the coding sequence ATGGCATTAATCGTACAGAAATTTGGCGGTACCTCCGTCGGCAGTCCTGAGCGCATTGCGCATGTCGCCGAGAAGGTCATGGCATCCCGGGCGCAGGGCCACGAAGTAGTGGTCGTGGTATCCGCCATGAGCGGCGAAACCGATCGCCTCGTCAAACTTGCCAAGGAGCTGGATCCACGCCCCAATGAGCGCGAACTGGATGTGCTGCTTGCAACCGGCGAGCAGGTCACGATCGCACTGCTCAGCATCGCACTCGCCAAACGCGGTTGCCAGGCACGCTCCTATACCGGCGCCCAGGTCTGTATTCGCACCGACAGCGCGCACACCAAGGCGCGCATCATGAACATCGGCGCCGAGCGCATCCTGAGCGACCTGAAGACCGGTCGCGTGGTCGTGGTGGCAGGCTTTCAGGGTGTGGACGAGCATGACAACATCACCACCCTCGGACGTGGCGGCTCGGATACCACCGCCGTCGCGCTGGCTGCCGCGCTCAAGGCCGATGAGTGCCAGATTTACACCGATGTGGACGGCGTCTATACCACCGATCCGCGCATCGAACCCAAGGCGCGCCGCCTGGAGCGCATTACCTTCGAGGAAATGCTGGAGATGGCCAGCCTCGGCGCCAAGGTATTGCAGATCCGCTCGGTGGAGTTTGCTGGAAAATATAACGTGCCCTTGCGTGTATTGTCCTCGTTCGAGGAGGGCACTGGCACCTTGATCACCAATGAGGAAGCCAATATGGAACAAGCCCTGATTTCCGGTGTTACCGCCAACCGCGACGAGGCCAAGATTACCGTGGCCGGTGTACCCGACCAGCCGGGCATCGCCCACCGCATACTCGGCCCCATCGCCGCAGCCAATATTGAAGTGGACATGATCGTGCAAAATGTGGGGGATCATGGCCTCACCGACTTCACCTTTACCGTACACCGCAATGACTACGACAAGGCGCTTGATACCGTAAGGAAAACCGCAAAGGAAATGGGCGCACGCGAGGTACAGGGCGATAACCGCATCATCAAGGTATCGATCATCGGTGTCGGCATGCGCTCGCATGCCGGAATTGCCAGCCAGATGTTCCAGACCCTGGCCGTTGAAGGCATCAACATCCGCATGATCTCCACCTCCGAAATCAAGATTTCGGTGGTGATTGATGAAAAATATCTGGAACTTGCCGTGCGTGCACTGCACAAGGCCTTCAACCTCGAGCAGGGCACCCCAGCCTAA
- the alaS gene encoding alanine--tRNA ligase, which produces MNSLHTDSNVKNSSTELRQSFLDYFHNLGHEVVASSPLVPANDPTLLFTNAGMVQFKEVFLGLDQRACKRAVSSQRCLRAGGKHNDLEQVGYTARHHTCFEMLGNFSFGDYFKHDAIRYAWEFLTGVLKLAPERLWVTVYEQDNEAADIWLKEMKIDPQRFSRCGEKDNFWSMGDTGPCGPCSEIFYDHGAHIAGGPPGSPDADGDRYVEIWNLVFMQYERSADGTLNPLPHPSVDTGMGLERLAAVMQGVHSNYEIDLFQSLMQAAAKLAGVSDLNNSSLRVISDHIRACSFLVLDGVTPANEGRGYVLRRIIRRALRHGSKLGLKESFFHKLVAPLVKEMGAAYPDLPKNRERIERVLRQEEERFAETLEQGLHILEQDIARMSGSVIGGEIVFRLYDTYGFPVDLTADIARERGLTLDMAGFELAMEEQRTRARAASHFEVDYTDKIEIDADTEFTGYEALNGAGRVLAIYREGATVSELNAGETGMVILDRTPFYAESGGQVGDRGILRNKDMLFEVSDTRKQGAAHGHFGSVKSGRVYSGDTVSAHVNAETRQATMLNHSATHLMHAALRRILGDHVTQKGSLVGPERLRFDFSHSEPLTQAQIHDIERLVNAHICANHEAETRIMARDDAMKSGAMALFGEKYSDQVRVLRFADFSTELCGGTHVRRSGDIGLFKIIAEGGVASGVRRIEAVTGTRALAWIKETERRLSEIAGLLKAGHDTAEDKLRQLLDKSRRLEKELEHLKAKFASVQGSDIADQAEQINGIKVLAARLDGADSKSLRDTVDQLKNKLGSAAVVLAAVADGKVSLVAGVTADYSQRIKAGELVNLVASQVGGKGGGRADMAQAGGTNPAALDSALKSVSSWVRKQLG; this is translated from the coding sequence ATGAACTCACTACACACGGACAGTAACGTGAAAAACAGCAGCACCGAATTACGCCAGAGCTTCCTTGACTACTTCCATAATCTCGGCCACGAAGTCGTGGCGAGCAGCCCGCTGGTGCCCGCCAACGACCCCACCCTGCTGTTCACCAATGCCGGCATGGTGCAGTTCAAGGAGGTCTTTCTTGGCCTCGACCAGCGCGCCTGCAAGCGCGCGGTCAGCAGCCAGCGCTGCCTGCGCGCAGGCGGCAAACACAACGACCTCGAGCAAGTGGGTTACACCGCTCGCCACCATACTTGTTTCGAGATGCTCGGCAACTTCAGCTTCGGCGACTACTTCAAGCATGATGCGATTCGTTACGCATGGGAGTTTCTCACCGGCGTACTGAAGCTGGCGCCTGAAAGACTCTGGGTGACGGTATATGAGCAGGACAACGAAGCGGCCGACATCTGGCTCAAGGAAATGAAAATTGACCCGCAGCGCTTCTCGCGCTGCGGGGAAAAAGATAACTTCTGGTCCATGGGCGACACCGGCCCGTGTGGGCCGTGCTCGGAAATATTTTATGACCACGGAGCACACATTGCAGGCGGCCCACCGGGCAGTCCGGACGCGGACGGTGATCGCTACGTGGAGATCTGGAATCTGGTGTTCATGCAGTACGAGCGCAGCGCCGACGGCACACTCAACCCACTGCCCCACCCCTCGGTCGATACCGGCATGGGACTGGAACGGTTGGCCGCCGTCATGCAGGGCGTACACAGCAACTACGAGATCGACCTGTTTCAGAGCCTGATGCAGGCGGCGGCAAAGCTCGCGGGTGTAAGCGACCTCAACAACAGCTCATTGCGCGTCATCAGCGATCATATCCGCGCCTGCTCATTCTTGGTACTGGACGGTGTCACCCCCGCCAATGAGGGGCGCGGTTACGTGCTGCGCCGCATTATCCGTCGTGCATTGCGTCATGGCAGCAAGCTGGGGCTGAAAGAATCGTTTTTCCACAAACTCGTTGCGCCACTGGTCAAGGAAATGGGGGCCGCCTACCCCGACCTGCCCAAGAACCGCGAGCGTATCGAACGCGTGTTGCGCCAGGAAGAAGAGCGTTTTGCCGAAACCCTTGAACAAGGCTTGCACATTCTGGAGCAGGACATCGCCCGCATGAGCGGCAGCGTCATTGGCGGCGAGATCGTGTTCCGCCTCTATGATACCTACGGCTTCCCGGTTGACCTCACCGCTGATATCGCACGCGAGCGCGGGTTGACACTGGACATGGCAGGCTTCGAGCTGGCCATGGAGGAGCAGCGCACGCGGGCGCGCGCCGCGAGCCATTTTGAAGTCGACTATACCGATAAAATTGAGATAGACGCCGATACCGAATTCACCGGCTATGAAGCGCTGAATGGTGCGGGCCGCGTGCTCGCCATTTACCGCGAGGGCGCCACGGTGTCGGAACTGAACGCCGGCGAAACCGGCATGGTGATACTCGACCGTACACCGTTCTACGCCGAATCCGGTGGGCAGGTCGGTGATCGCGGCATTCTGCGCAACAAGGACATGTTGTTTGAGGTCAGTGACACGCGCAAGCAGGGGGCAGCGCACGGCCACTTCGGCAGCGTCAAATCCGGACGGGTATACAGCGGCGACACGGTCAGCGCCCACGTCAATGCCGAAACACGTCAGGCCACCATGCTCAACCACTCCGCCACTCACCTGATGCACGCCGCCCTGCGCCGCATACTCGGTGACCACGTGACGCAAAAAGGTTCGCTGGTGGGCCCGGAGCGGCTGCGTTTCGATTTCTCCCATTCTGAGCCCCTGACCCAGGCGCAGATTCATGACATCGAGCGCCTGGTGAATGCACACATCTGCGCCAATCACGAGGCCGAAACCCGCATTATGGCGCGGGACGATGCGATGAAAAGCGGTGCCATGGCCCTGTTTGGCGAAAAATACAGCGACCAGGTGCGCGTGCTGCGCTTTGCCGACTTCTCTACCGAACTGTGTGGCGGCACCCATGTGCGCCGCAGTGGCGACATCGGCCTGTTCAAAATCATCGCCGAAGGCGGAGTGGCCTCTGGCGTACGGCGCATCGAGGCGGTCACTGGAACCCGGGCGCTGGCCTGGATCAAGGAAACCGAGCGCCGCCTGTCCGAGATTGCCGGCCTGCTCAAGGCTGGCCATGACACGGCAGAGGACAAACTGCGGCAATTACTCGACAAGTCGCGCAGGCTGGAAAAGGAGCTGGAACACCTCAAGGCAAAATTTGCCAGCGTGCAGGGCTCAGATATCGCCGACCAGGCAGAACAGATCAACGGCATCAAGGTACTGGCAGCTCGACTCGATGGTGCGGACTCGAAGTCGCTGCGTGACACGGTCGATCAACTCAAGAACAAGCTGGGCTCTGCCGCAGTGGTACTGGCAGCCGTTGCTGACGGCAAAGTCAGTCTGGTCGCGGGCGTCACCGCCGATTACAGCCAGCGCATCAAGGCAGGCGAACTCGTCAACCTGGTTGCTAGCCAGGTGGGCGGCAAGGGTGGTGGCCGCGCCGACATGGCACAGGCAGGCGGCACCAATCCCGCCGCACTGGATAGCGCACTGAAATCCGTAAGTAGCTGGGTGCGCAAGCAACTCGGTTAA
- a CDS encoding regulatory protein RecX, which translates to MKTETLTKALDLLARREHSTHELRRKLLDKGHTAADIDTAISALVHDKLLSDGRFTEMYVHARTARGYGPLHIAAALRERGIDKGLIAQHVHSNDPVWRERAAAARRKRFGRPLPASLAERARQTRFLAARGFTHEQIGRVLKDDDSWEVN; encoded by the coding sequence TTGAAGACTGAGACCCTCACCAAGGCCCTGGATCTCCTTGCCCGGCGCGAACACAGCACGCATGAGCTGCGCCGCAAACTACTGGACAAGGGGCACACTGCCGCAGATATCGACACCGCAATAAGCGCCCTTGTCCATGATAAACTGCTGAGCGACGGGCGCTTTACCGAGATGTATGTGCACGCACGCACGGCCAGAGGCTACGGCCCTTTGCATATCGCAGCGGCATTGCGTGAGCGTGGTATCGACAAGGGGTTGATTGCGCAGCACGTACACAGCAACGATCCGGTCTGGCGCGAGCGCGCAGCAGCAGCACGGCGTAAGCGCTTTGGGCGCCCACTGCCTGCCAGCCTGGCAGAGCGCGCACGGCAAACCCGTTTTCTCGCGGCGCGCGGGTTCACCCACGAACAGATAGGCAGGGTTTTGAAAGACGATGACAGTTGGGAAGTGAACTGA
- the recA gene encoding recombinase RecA: MEDNKKKALSAALGQIEKQYGKGAVMRMGDAGVVRDVETISTGSLGLDIALGIGGLPRGRVVEIYGPESSGKTTLTLQVIAEAQKLGGTAAFVDAEHALDPQYAQKLGVNVDDLLVSQPDTGEQALEITDMLVRSGAVDIVVVDSVAALTPKAEIEGEMGDSHMGLQARLMSQALRKLTGNIKRSNTMVIFINQIRMKIGVMFGNPETTTGGNALKFYASVRLDIRRIGAIKKGDEVVGSETRVKVVKNKVAPPFKQAEFEIYYGEGISREGELIELGNQTGIVDKAGTWYSYDGNRIGQGKDNVRNYLKEHPDTAREIEAKIRAKLLVKVPAVQEAVEVED; the protein is encoded by the coding sequence ATGGAAGACAACAAGAAAAAGGCCTTGAGCGCAGCGCTAGGGCAGATCGAAAAGCAGTATGGCAAGGGCGCCGTCATGCGCATGGGCGATGCTGGCGTGGTACGCGACGTGGAGACCATTTCCACCGGCTCGCTCGGACTCGATATAGCGCTTGGCATCGGTGGCCTGCCGCGCGGGCGCGTAGTTGAAATCTATGGCCCGGAGTCCTCCGGCAAGACCACCCTCACCCTGCAAGTCATCGCCGAGGCCCAGAAACTGGGCGGCACTGCGGCGTTTGTCGACGCCGAGCACGCGCTCGACCCGCAGTACGCGCAGAAGCTGGGCGTCAATGTGGACGACCTGCTGGTGTCGCAACCCGACACCGGCGAACAGGCACTGGAAATCACCGACATGCTGGTGCGCTCCGGCGCGGTGGACATCGTGGTGGTGGACTCGGTCGCCGCGCTCACGCCTAAGGCCGAGATCGAAGGCGAAATGGGTGACTCCCACATGGGCCTGCAGGCGCGCCTCATGTCGCAGGCGTTGCGCAAGCTCACTGGCAACATCAAGCGCTCCAATACCATGGTCATTTTCATCAACCAGATCCGCATGAAGATCGGCGTCATGTTCGGCAACCCCGAAACCACCACCGGCGGCAATGCCCTCAAGTTTTATGCCTCGGTGCGACTCGACATTCGCCGCATCGGCGCCATCAAGAAAGGCGATGAAGTCGTAGGCAGCGAGACCCGGGTAAAGGTGGTCAAAAACAAAGTGGCGCCGCCCTTCAAACAGGCGGAATTTGAAATCTACTACGGCGAAGGCATCTCGCGCGAAGGCGAACTGATCGAGCTTGGCAACCAGACCGGCATCGTCGACAAAGCCGGCACCTGGTACAGCTATGACGGTAATCGTATCGGCCAGGGCAAAGACAACGTGCGCAACTATCTCAAAGAGCACCCGGATACCGCGCGGGAAATTGAAGCCAAAATCCGCGCCAAACTGCTCGTGAAGGTGCCCGCCGTACAGGAAGCGGTCGAGGTTGAAGACTGA
- the suhB gene encoding inositol-1-monophosphatase: MHPLLNIAVRAARAAGNLIARSVERLDSFEITQKSKNDFVSEVDLQAEQAIIKVIHKAYPSHAILAEESGLHAGDDYQWIIDPLDGTTNFLHGFPQFAVSIALAHKSVLEHAVVYDPMRQELYTASKGAGAQLNGRRLRVTRLKGLDGALLGTGFPFRNTEHLAAYLKMFHELTLLTAGLRRPGSAALDLAYVAAGRMDGFWEIGLSSWDMAAGALLIQEAGGRVGDFSGGDQFLETGNIVAGAPKVYEALLKTITPHLTPGIRK; encoded by the coding sequence ATGCACCCTCTGCTCAACATAGCGGTACGCGCCGCACGGGCCGCTGGCAACCTGATTGCTCGCTCCGTCGAACGCCTGGACAGCTTCGAGATCACGCAGAAGAGCAAAAATGACTTTGTCAGCGAGGTGGACCTGCAGGCCGAGCAGGCGATTATCAAGGTTATCCACAAGGCCTATCCCAGCCATGCCATTCTGGCCGAAGAGAGTGGCCTGCACGCAGGCGATGACTACCAGTGGATCATCGACCCGCTCGACGGCACCACCAATTTTCTGCATGGCTTCCCCCAGTTTGCCGTCTCTATCGCACTCGCCCACAAGAGTGTGCTGGAACATGCGGTGGTCTATGACCCGATGCGGCAGGAACTCTACACCGCCAGTAAGGGCGCGGGTGCGCAGCTAAACGGGCGGCGCCTGCGTGTCACCCGGCTCAAGGGTCTGGACGGCGCGCTGCTCGGCACCGGCTTTCCGTTTCGCAACACCGAGCATCTCGCCGCCTACCTGAAGATGTTCCATGAACTCACGCTGCTTACCGCCGGCCTGCGTCGCCCCGGCTCTGCCGCGCTGGATCTGGCCTATGTTGCGGCAGGGCGCATGGACGGCTTTTGGGAGATCGGCCTCAGCTCCTGGGACATGGCGGCAGGCGCCCTGCTGATACAAGAAGCCGGCGGCCGGGTCGGTGATTTCAGCGGTGGCGACCAGTTTCTGGAGACCGGCAACATCGTGGCAGGTGCCCCCAAAGTCTATGAGGCCCTGCTGAAAACCATCACCCCCCACCTCACCCCCGGCATCCGAAAATAG
- the trmJ gene encoding tRNA (cytosine(32)/uridine(32)-2'-O)-methyltransferase TrmJ: MSLSNIRIVLVNTSHPGNIGACARAMKTMGLAKLYLVQPKLFPSDEATARAAGADDILLNAGVCDSLEQALSGCVLVVGASARTRTIEWPELTPRACATQLVQGAAQGAVALVFGREHSGLSNEELDRCHYLTRIPANPAFASLNIAAAVQIFAYEILLAQTDSVPAQDTHTPVGVEQMELFYTHIEQVLVQIGFLNPLHPKKLMRRLRRLFGRARPDQNEINILRGMLTEIARKQTG, from the coding sequence ATGTCCTTATCCAATATCCGTATTGTCTTGGTGAACACCAGCCACCCCGGCAACATCGGGGCCTGCGCGCGTGCCATGAAGACCATGGGGCTGGCCAAGCTGTATCTGGTGCAGCCGAAGCTGTTCCCCAGCGATGAGGCCACTGCGCGCGCTGCGGGTGCAGACGACATCCTGCTGAATGCCGGCGTCTGTGACTCTCTCGAGCAGGCCTTGAGTGGTTGTGTACTGGTGGTGGGCGCCAGTGCGCGCACGCGTACCATTGAGTGGCCTGAACTCACGCCGCGCGCATGCGCCACACAATTGGTGCAGGGGGCGGCGCAAGGCGCTGTGGCGCTGGTGTTCGGGCGCGAGCACTCCGGTTTGTCGAACGAGGAACTGGACCGTTGCCACTATCTCACGCGTATACCCGCCAACCCCGCATTCGCTTCACTCAATATTGCCGCTGCAGTGCAGATATTCGCCTATGAAATCCTGTTGGCGCAGACGGACAGCGTGCCTGCGCAGGACACACATACGCCGGTGGGTGTAGAGCAGATGGAGCTGTTTTATACCCATATTGAGCAGGTACTGGTACAGATCGGGTTTCTCAATCCGCTCCACCCCAAAAAACTCATGCGCCGGCTGCGGCGGCTGTTTGGCCGCGCGCGCCCCGACCAGAATGAAATCAACATCCTGCGGGGAATGCTGACCGAGATAGCGCGCAAGCAGACAGGTTAG
- the cysE gene encoding serine O-acetyltransferase: protein MWLHRLREDIACIFERDPAARNTFEVLTTYPGLHAVLMHRVNHGLWRMGLKWLARWLSIVMRWLTGIEIHPGARIGRRFFIDHGLGVVIGETAEIGDDCTLYQGVTLGGTSWQKGKRHPTLMNNVVVGAGAKVLGPITLGEDARVGSNAVVVKDIPPGATVVGVPGRVVKKRADSELQRRKQFAEKIGFDAYGTTQDMPDPVVNAINGLLDHVHVMDTKLEAMSAAIRNLGGKVEDIKLPQLESYAVDDDKPQAQPPPVE, encoded by the coding sequence ATGTGGCTGCATCGATTACGGGAGGACATCGCCTGCATCTTCGAGCGCGACCCCGCCGCGCGCAACACGTTTGAGGTGCTGACCACTTATCCGGGGCTGCACGCAGTGTTGATGCATCGCGTCAATCACGGCTTGTGGCGTATGGGGCTGAAATGGCTGGCGCGCTGGCTGTCTATCGTAATGCGCTGGCTGACCGGTATCGAGATCCACCCCGGTGCGCGCATTGGGCGGCGTTTTTTCATTGATCACGGGTTGGGTGTAGTCATTGGCGAGACCGCCGAAATTGGTGACGACTGCACCCTCTACCAAGGCGTCACACTGGGTGGTACCAGCTGGCAGAAAGGCAAGCGCCATCCCACGCTGATGAACAATGTAGTGGTGGGCGCCGGCGCCAAGGTGCTGGGACCGATCACCTTGGGCGAAGATGCGCGTGTGGGCTCGAATGCCGTAGTGGTGAAAGACATCCCGCCGGGTGCGACCGTGGTGGGTGTGCCGGGCCGGGTGGTAAAAAAACGCGCAGACTCCGAATTGCAGCGGCGCAAGCAGTTTGCCGAGAAGATCGGCTTCGATGCCTATGGCACCACGCAAGATATGCCGGATCCGGTGGTGAATGCCATCAATGGCCTGCTGGATCACGTGCACGTGATGGACACCAAGCTGGAGGCGATGAGCGCGGCCATCAGAAATCTGGGCGGGAAGGTGGAAGACATCAAGCTGCCACAGCTTGAGTCCTACGCCGTGGACGACGACAAGCCACAGGCCCAGCCACCGCCCGTCGAATAG
- the iscR gene encoding Fe-S cluster assembly transcriptional regulator IscR — translation MKLTTKGRYAVTAMLDLALHDTGGPVALTDIAGRQGISLSYLEQLFAKLRRQGLVSSVRGPGGGYRLGAAAGVISIADVVSAVDEKVDATRCAGKKNCQGNERCLTHDLWQDLSGKIYQFLSGITLAQLVEQRGVQEVAARQQGAAQFPVTVCSGRRHS, via the coding sequence ATGAAACTTACCACCAAAGGTCGCTACGCCGTTACCGCGATGCTGGATCTCGCCCTGCACGATACGGGTGGCCCGGTGGCGTTGACGGACATTGCCGGTCGCCAGGGTATTTCATTGTCCTATCTGGAACAGTTGTTCGCCAAGCTGCGCCGGCAGGGTCTGGTGAGCAGCGTGCGCGGGCCGGGGGGCGGCTACCGTCTGGGTGCAGCAGCAGGCGTCATTTCGATCGCTGATGTCGTCAGCGCGGTGGACGAAAAAGTGGATGCGACACGTTGCGCGGGCAAGAAAAACTGTCAGGGTAATGAGCGCTGCCTCACGCATGACTTGTGGCAGGACTTGAGCGGCAAGATATACCAGTTTCTGAGCGGGATTACCCTGGCGCAACTGGTCGAGCAACGCGGTGTACAGGAGGTGGCGGCGCGCCAACAGGGTGCAGCGCAGTTTCCGGTGACCGTGTGCAGTGGGCGGCGCCACTCATAA
- a CDS encoding cysteine desulfurase family protein — translation MIYLDHNATTPMDARVLDAMLPYLTSHYANPSSTHHAGRGVRQALESARAQVASLVNARPEQVIFTSGGTEANHLALFGALQHQPPARLVLSAIEHASVRAPAQSLADSGWRVDVIPVDAECRVQIDFAYHAETRLVSVMWANNETGALQDVYAIARCAQDAGAWVHTDAIQAVGKVPVDFAASKVQFMSIAGHKMGGPKGVGALIVEQPGLLKPVLQGGGQEKGLRAGTENVAGIIGFGAAAELARVGLVQRMARLRASRNRLEARLRALNIVVYAAAAERLPNTVQFSVPAFAGETLLEKLEQAGYGLSSGSACSSGQIAPSHVLTAMGVARDAMRNVLRVSLGADTTEVDVDSLVDNIQQLIGAQRAWQVQSVA, via the coding sequence ATGATTTACCTGGATCACAATGCCACCACGCCGATGGATGCGCGCGTGCTGGACGCCATGCTGCCCTATCTGACCAGCCACTACGCTAATCCGTCCAGTACCCACCATGCCGGACGTGGCGTGCGTCAGGCACTGGAGTCAGCGCGGGCGCAGGTGGCAAGCCTGGTCAATGCCCGGCCTGAGCAGGTGATCTTCACCAGCGGAGGTACCGAGGCCAACCATTTGGCCTTGTTCGGGGCCTTGCAGCATCAACCGCCGGCGCGGCTGGTGCTCAGTGCGATTGAGCACGCTTCCGTGCGCGCCCCGGCACAGTCACTGGCAGACAGTGGTTGGCGAGTGGATGTGATCCCGGTGGATGCAGAGTGCCGGGTGCAGATCGACTTCGCATATCATGCGGAAACCAGGCTGGTGTCGGTGATGTGGGCCAACAATGAAACCGGCGCACTCCAGGATGTCTACGCGATTGCCCGGTGCGCCCAGGATGCGGGTGCCTGGGTGCATACCGATGCCATACAGGCCGTCGGCAAGGTGCCGGTGGATTTTGCCGCGAGCAAAGTACAATTCATGTCAATTGCGGGACACAAGATGGGTGGCCCCAAGGGTGTGGGCGCGCTGATTGTGGAGCAGCCCGGGTTGCTTAAGCCGGTGTTGCAGGGAGGAGGTCAGGAAAAAGGGCTGCGAGCAGGTACCGAAAATGTTGCCGGCATTATCGGCTTTGGGGCGGCGGCCGAACTTGCGCGTGTGGGGTTGGTGCAGCGCATGGCGCGATTACGTGCATCGCGCAACAGGTTGGAAGCACGGTTGCGGGCGCTGAACATCGTTGTTTACGCTGCGGCGGCCGAGCGCCTGCCGAATACCGTGCAGTTCAGCGTGCCGGCTTTTGCGGGCGAAACACTGCTGGAGAAGTTGGAGCAGGCTGGTTACGGATTATCCAGTGGTTCGGCCTGCTCCAGCGGACAGATAGCGCCCAGTCACGTGCTGACGGCGATGGGCGTGGCGCGCGATGCTATGCGTAATGTGCTGCGCGTGAGCCTCGGAGCTGACACGACAGAGGTGGATGTCGACAGCTTGGTGGATAATATACAGCAGTTGATAGGGGCGCAACGCGCGTGGCAGGTGCAGAGTGTGGCCTAA
- a CDS encoding iron-sulfur cluster assembly accessory protein translates to MAVILTEGAAQQIQTALARRGSGVGLRVGIKHVGCAGLAYTYDYADTINADDSKFEQYGATLLVDAKSLPFLEGSVLDFKKETFKQGFQFSNPQMTGACGCGESFSVE, encoded by the coding sequence ATGGCAGTGATATTGACAGAAGGCGCAGCTCAGCAGATTCAAACGGCATTGGCCAGGCGAGGCAGTGGGGTAGGATTGCGCGTTGGAATCAAGCACGTAGGCTGTGCTGGCCTGGCTTACACTTATGATTATGCCGACACAATCAATGCAGATGACAGCAAATTTGAACAATATGGCGCTACTTTGTTGGTGGACGCCAAAAGCCTGCCGTTTCTGGAGGGTTCCGTGCTGGATTTTAAAAAGGAGACCTTCAAGCAGGGTTTCCAGTTTTCTAATCCGCAGATGACAGGTGCCTGTGGCTGCGGGGAGAGCTTCAGCGTCGAGTGA